The following proteins come from a genomic window of Gemmatimonas sp.:
- a CDS encoding ABC transporter ATP-binding protein: MPPTPNTSTVASPLIVFRGVSKQYPSAAGAFTALVEVDLEIGRGEFVAVVGDSGSGKSTLLSLVAGIDRPSAGEVIVNGTSVHALSESAMSAWRGGAVGIVFQFFQLLPSLSVAENVMLPMDFCDRWPARERRARAMALLDAVGVADQADKLPSRLSGGQQQRVAIARALANDPPLLLADEPTGNLDSRTSDAVLALFSGIVADGRTVVLVTHAPSAMAHAHRAITIADGRVVHDTASALRA, encoded by the coding sequence ATGCCACCCACCCCCAATACGTCCACTGTCGCATCCCCGCTCATCGTCTTTCGCGGTGTGAGCAAGCAGTATCCCAGCGCGGCGGGCGCCTTCACGGCGCTGGTCGAGGTCGATCTGGAGATCGGCCGTGGCGAGTTCGTCGCCGTCGTTGGCGACTCGGGGAGCGGAAAATCCACGCTGCTCTCGCTCGTTGCCGGCATTGACCGCCCGAGTGCGGGCGAGGTGATCGTGAACGGCACGTCGGTGCACGCGTTGAGCGAGTCCGCCATGTCGGCGTGGCGCGGCGGAGCGGTGGGCATCGTGTTTCAGTTCTTCCAGCTGTTGCCGAGCCTTTCGGTGGCCGAGAACGTCATGCTCCCCATGGACTTCTGCGATCGATGGCCCGCGCGGGAACGGCGCGCCCGCGCGATGGCACTACTCGATGCCGTTGGCGTGGCCGATCAGGCTGACAAGTTGCCCTCTCGGCTCTCGGGTGGACAGCAGCAGCGCGTGGCTATCGCGCGAGCGCTCGCCAACGATCCGCCACTGCTGTTGGCCGACGAACCAACCGGCAATCTCGACTCGCGCACCTCGGATGCGGTCCTCGCGCTGTTCTCCGGCATCGTGGCCGACGGCCGCACGGTGGTGCTGGTCACCCATGCACCGAGTGCGATGGCACATGCGCATCGTGCGATCACGATCGCCGACGGCCGCGTCGTGCACGATACCGCGAGCGCACTCCGTGCTTAG